Below is a genomic region from Burkholderiales bacterium.
CGCCAACCGCCTGCTGGTGCTGATCGACGGTCGCATCGTCTACAGCCCGCTGTTCTCAGGCGTCTTCTGGGAAGTGCAGGACGTGGTGCTCGAGGACGTGCAGCGCATCGAGGTGATCAGCGGCCCCGGCGGCACGCTGTGGGGCCAGAACGCGGTGAACGGCGTGATCAACGTCATCACCAAAGCCGCCGCCGACACCCAGGGGCTGATGGTCTCGGCAGGCGGCGGCAACCGCCAGCGCGCGGTGACCACGCGCTACGGCGGAACGCTGGGCGGCGGCGGCCACTACCGCGCCTATGCGAAGTATTTCGACCAGACGCACAGCAAGCAGGGCAACGGCGCGGGCATCATGGACGAGTCGGCGCGCCAGCAGGCGGGCTTTCGCGCCGACTGGGGCACGGCGAGCAACGGCTTCACCGTTCAGGGCGACGCCTACCAGAGCAACATCCAGCAGGCGCCCGGCGGCTCGCGCGATCTCGGCGGCGCCAACCTGATCGCGCGCTGGAACCACGTCCGCGAAGACGGCTCGACCCTCCAGGCCCAGGCCTATTACGACCGCGTCGAGCGCGACCAGCCCGGCACCATTCGCGAGGAGCTCGACATCTTCAACGCCGAGTTTCAGCACGGGCTGAATCTCGGACACTCGCACCGCTTCCTCTGGGGCGCCAGCTATCGCTACGCCCACGACCACATCGACAACCTCACGCCGTTCCTGGGTTTTCTGCCGCCGACGCGCGGCCTGACCTGGTACAGCGCTTTCGCGCAGAACGAATGGCGCATCGTGCCGTCGCTCGCGCTCACCCTGGGCGTCAAGGCCGAGCACAACGACTACAGCGGGCTCGAGTGGCTGCCCAACGCGCGCGTCGCGTGGCAGATCTCGCCCGAGCGCCTGCTGTGGAGCGCCGCCTCGCGCGCGGTGCGCGCGCCCTCGCGCATCGACCGCGAGCTCTTCGCGCCGACCTCGCCGCCTTTCGTGCTCGGAGGCGGGCCGCAGTTCCGCTCCGAAGTCTCCAACGTCTACGAGATCGGCTATCGCGCGCAGGAGACACGCGCGCTGTCATACTCGATGACGGCCTTCTATCACGACCATCAGCGGCTGCGCAGCTTCGAGCTCACGCCCGGCGGCGGCGTCTTCGATAACCGCATGGAAGGCACCACCAAGGGCATCGAGGCATGGGGCGCCTATCGCGTGACGCCGTCGTGGAAGATCGACGCGGGCTGGGTCGAGATGCGCCAGTCGCTGCGCGCCGAGCCGGGCAGCACCAGCACCGTGACCACGGCCGGCCTCGGCAACGATCCTCACCGCTGGATCACCCTGCGCTCCGCGTTCGACCTGGCGAAGCGCTACGAGCTCGACATCATGGCGCGCTACGTGAGCGAGCTTCCCAACCCGCAGGTGCCTTCGTACACCGCGGTCGACGCGCGCCTCGGCTGGAAAGCGACCCCGAACGTCGAGCTGTCGCTGCTCCTGCAGAACCTCTTCGACCGCAGGCATCCCGAGTGGGGGCCGGCCGCGAACCGCGCCGAATACGGACGCGGCATCTTCTTCAAAGTGGTCTTGCGGCAATGACGCATAACCACTGCTTCAGGGTCGCACTGCGGCCATGAACCGCCGTACTGCGCTCGCCGCGCTGCTCGCGCTTTCCCGGGTGATGCCCGCGGCCGCGCAGAGCGAGGTCGATCGCGCGCTCGAGCAGCGCGTGAAGGCGGCGTTCCTGTTCCGCTTCACCGAGTTCGTGACGTGGCCCGACTCGGCGTACGCGCGCGCCGACGCGCCGTTCGTGATGGCGGTCGTCGGCGGCGACGCGGTCGCCGACAGCCTGCGCGCGATCACCGCGGGGCGCAGCGTCGCCGGTCGGACGATCGAGGTGAGGCGCGTCTCCGCCGCCGACGCGATCCCGCTGGCGCAGGTCGTCTATATCGCGGGCAGCGAAGGCGCTCGCACGCGCGAGATCCTGCAGAAGGCGCCGCGGCATGCGCTCGTGGTGACCGAGGCCGACGGCGCGCTCGACTACGGCGCGGTCATCAACTTCGTCGTGGTCCAGGAGCGCGTGCGCTTCGACGCGTCGATCGACTCGGCGGAAAAGCGCGGCCTGCGCCTCTCTTCGCGGCTGCTCGCGGTCGCACGCACGGTGCGGGGCAGCTACTGATGTTCAGGGCCTTCCGGCAGTCGGTACGCTTCAAGCTGCTCGTGCTGATGCTGGCGACGACGCTGGTCGCGCTCGTCGTCGCGGTGGCGGTGCTCGTCGCGTACGACTCGACCGATTACTACGACCGTGTCGCCTCCGATCTCACCACGCAGGCGGACATCCTCGGGCGCTCCAGCGTCGCGGCGCTCGCGTTCGACGATCGCGCCGCGGCGCGCGACACGCTCGCCCTGCTGAAAGTGCGTCCGGCGATCCTCGAAGCGGCGATCTACGACGAGAGCGGCGTGCTGTTCGCCGAGTACGTGGGGGATGGCCACACCGCGGCCATCCCGCCGAAAGCGCTGTTCCCCGGCGTGCGCGTGCAGGGCAAGGAGATCGCGCTGTTCCAGCCCATCGTCGAGAGCGGCCGCACGCGCGGCACGGTGTACTTGCGCGAGCGTTACGAGCTCGTCGAGCGCGTGCGCAACTACCTCGGCATCCTCGCCGCGGTGTCGGCTCTGAGCCTGGGCGCGGCGCTGCTGATCTCGGCGTTCCTGCAGCGCGCGATCACCAAGCCGATTCTGGACATCACCGGCGTTGCGCAGGACGTGATGGTCACCCGCGATTACTCGCGGCGCGTCACGCGCACGACCGAGGACGAGACCGGCTATCTGGTCGACGCCTTCAACAACATGCTGGGCGAGGTCGGGCGCCGCTCGGAAGCGCTGCTCAGGGCCGACCGCATGAAGGACCAGTTCCTCGCGATGCTCGCGCACGAGCTGCGCAACCCGCTCGCACCGATCAGCAACGGTCTGCACCTGCTCGAGAGGGCGGGCGACAAGCCGCAGCTCGCGGCGCAGGCGCGCGCCATGATGGCGCGGCAGGTGAAGCAGCTCGTGCGCCTCGTCGACGATCTGCTCGACGTCTCGCGCATCACCACCGGCAAGCTGGTGCTGCGCGACGAGACCGTCGAGCTCGGCGCGGTCGTCGACAACGCGGTCGAGATCGCGCGGCCGGTGATCGACGCGCGCGAGCACACGCTCGAGGTCGAGGCCGTCGACGGGCCGGTCTTCCTGCGCGGCGATGCGACCCGGCTCGCGCAGGTGTTCTCCAACCTGCTCAACAACGCGGCGAAGTACACGCCGCCGGGCGGGCGTATCGAGCTTCGGGTCGCGATCGAGGGCGATCGTGCGGCGGTGACCGTCACCGACAACGGCATCGGCATGACCCGGGAGACGCTCCACGAGGTGTTCGAGATGTTCACGCAGGCGAACACCGCGATCGACCGCGAGCAATCGGGTCTCGGCGTCGGGCTCGCGCTCGCGCGTTACCTCGTCGAAGCGCACGGCGGCACGATCGAGGGCGAGAGCGCGGGCCTGAGCAAGGGCAGCCGCTTCACGGTGCGCCTGCCGCTGGTGCGCTCGCCGACGGGGCCGTCGCATCCATTCCTCGAGCCCGACGCCGCGCCCGCGCCCGGCCAGCGCGTCCTCGTGGTGGACGACAATCGCGACTTCGCGGCGAGCCTCGCGATGATCCTGCGCGACATGGGCAACGAGGTCCGCGTCGAGCACGACGGCCCCGGCGGGCTTGCCGCCGCGGAATCGTTCCAGCCGGACGTCGCGTTCCTCGACATCGGCTTGCCGGGCATGGACGGCTACGACCTCGCGCGGCGCATCCGCGCGAGCGGCAATGCCTCGGTGCTGATCGCAGTGACCGGCTGGGGACAGGCGGCGGACAAGGCGCGCTCGCACGCCGCGGGTTTCGACCACCACGTGGTCAAGCCGCTGGAGCCGGCGGAGCTGCCGTGGATACTCGGCGCGGCGCAGCGCGCGCGTGCGGATGTGAAACCCTAGTCGATTCCGATGCCGGCGGCCTCCGTCGGCGTACCATAGGCGGCCATGAAGACGCTGATCGCGTGCGTGCTATTCCTGCTCGCCGCCGGCGCGCAGGCGCAGGGCGTCGCGCCTTCGCAGAACCGCGTCGACCTCAAGACCGCCGATGAGACGGCGATCGCCTACAAGCTGACGCCGTCGTTCTACCACACGAGCTCGCAGCCCGACGCGTACGACGTCAACCTGCGCGGCAACTTGTCCACGCACACCGCGTGGATCGGCTATTACCAGCAGGCGGGCGAGTTCCGCCAGCTACGGCTGGGGTACGAGGACACGATCGCGCTGCCGTTCGGGCATCTCACGCCGTCGCTGCAATACGCGACGCGCGGTTTCCTCGGCGGCAGCGTCAACGCCGAGATCGGCGAGCGCTGGTTCGGCCTGCTCGGTTTCGGCCGCACCAACCTCAAGGATTACTTCAACCTCAACTTCGATCCGAACGACGCGATCCTGTTCGGCTTCGGCACGCGCGCGATCCCCAGGACCGTGCTCTCCGCCTACGAGATCAAGGACGACCGGCTGCACACCGGGCAGCGCATCGCGCACGTGGTCGCGCGCATCAAGCCCGACGAGCGCACGCGGCTTACGATCGACGTCTTCCACAAGAACGGCCGCGCCTCGGCCGAGGACGAGATCAGGGTGCGCGGCACCGGGGTGTCGGTGACCCTCGATTACGACCGCTACTTCGTGCGCGTCGCGAGCGATCCGCACGTCAACTTCACGGCCGACCACATGGTGCGCGTCTCCCTCGGCCTGCACTTCTGAATCGCCCCGATCACCTCCGCGATCCTGCTCTTATAATCCGCACCTCGATCCTGCGTGAATTCCGAATGGCCGACACGTCCCGCGCGCGACACGCGTCACCCGCATCGCTCCCCGAATCCGCCCCGTCCGCGAGCCGCTACGCGCCGACGGGACGCCTGAAGCTGCACTACCTCGATTACGGCACCGAGGGTGCAAAGCCGCTGCTCTTCGTCCACGGCGGCGCGGCGCACGGCCACTGGTTCGACTTCGTCGCGGGCGGCTTCACCGCCGATCATCACGTGCGCGCGGTCGATCTGCGCGGCCACGGCGACAGCGAGCGCGCCGACCCGCCCGCGTATGCGTATCGCGACTACGCCGACGACATCGCGGCATTCGCCGAAGCGCTCGACCTCAGGGACTTCACGCTCGTCGGCCATTCGATGGGCGGCATCGTGTCGCTGGTCTACGCGGCGAATTACAGCGGGAGGCTGGGGCGGCTGGTCGTGGTGGACTCGCGCATGCACATGAGCGCGGAGAACGTGGCGCGGCTGCGCGACTTCGGCACGCGTCCGCCGAGCGCCTACGCGACGCAGGACGACCTCGTGCGGCGCTATCGGCTCGAGCCGCCGGGGACGCAGATCGCGCCGCCCGAGGTGATCCGCTACATCGCGATGCACAGCGGCCGCGAGCAGCCCGACGGCACGTGGACGCACAAGTTCGACCGCAGCCTGTATTCGATCTTCGAGCGGCTCGACGCCATGCCGTGCTGGGACCACGTGAAGGTGCCGGCGCTGCTGGTGAAAGGGGACAAGAGCGACCGCATCGACGACGAGGCGCTCGAAGAGATCCGCCGCCGCGCGCCGCAGGTCGAGGTCGCGGTGGTGGCCGACGCCGACCACCACGTCACGCTCGACAACCCGCGAGGGTTCGTCGAGGCGGTGCGGAGATTCCTCGCGAGGTAACGGTTCGTCATTCCTGCGAAGGCGTAGGGGGCGTCATTCCCGCGAAGGCGTAACGAGCGTCATTCCCGCGAAGGCGTAGGAGCGTCATTCCCGCGAAGGCGGAGGGGCGTCATTCCCGCGCAGGCGTCGCGGGCGTCATTCCCGCGCAGGCGGGAATCCATTTTCCAAAGCGTCAAAGTCAAAATGGATTCCCGATAGTCCCGGCTGTCGCCGGTTCGGGAATGACGAATCAGCCTCCGCCACCAATTTCGTTCTTGAGGCGCTCCTCCCGCTCCCCCGTTTCCGCCGCCGCGCGGCGGGCGTCCTCGGGAGTGTCGTAAGCGTCGGAAAAGATGGTGTAGCCCACGTACGCCTCGGGCTCGAAATACCATTTGTCGGGATCGTAGGGCTCGCGCCTGGGCGGCGCTTCGGAGCCCCGGTAGACCGTGTACACGCCGGCCGCCGTCGTGACCTTGTCCATGCTGCACCGTCCTTTTTGCGGTTGCCGCTGCCCGGGTGCCGTACTATACTCACGCCGCCGTAAGCAGCCTCGACATAACTATAAGCTTTTGAAGGGGATTACATGGCAACGTGGTGCTTCAAAACCGCGGCGCTGAACGAGCGCAATTCGTCCCGCTACCTCTGGTACTGGCAGATCGACACGCACGACGCGCTGCTCTTCACCGCGATCAAGCTCTTCCCGACGCTCGACGAATGCGTCGACGACGCGCGCGGCCAGGGCTTTTACGGCCAGCTCACACTGCCTGACGCAGTGAATCACCCGGCGGTCATCACCTGGACCGACGACGGCGACGGGATCAGCACCACGCGCATCGACCAGCAGGCGGCCTGACCGCCCGACGACAAACCCGGCGCCCGCCGGGTTTTTTGTTACCGTAGCGTCTCCGTGAGAGAAGGGAGGGCGCCGTGACGCTACGCGATCGCATCGGCATCGATCTTTCCCGCAACATCCGCATCGAGGACGGCGTCGAGTGGGCCGCCAGGACCGGCGTGCGCTACCTCGACATCCAGCTCGACACCGCGGCCAACGCGATCACCTCGTTCGACGCCGCACGCGTCAAGGGGGTATGCGCGATGCGCGAGCGGCACGACATCCATCTCGGGCTGCACACCTCCTCGGCGGTGAACGTCGCCGAGTACGCGCCGTACGCCTCCGACGGCGTCGACAACTATCTCAAGGCGTACGTCGACATCTATCACGAGCTTCAGGCCGAATGGATCGTCGTGCACGCGGGCTACCACTTCGGCAAGGACAAGGAGGCGCGCATGAAAGCCGGCCTCGAGCGCCTGAAGCGCATCGCCGAGTACGCCGAGAAGAAGAACGTGCGGCTGCTGCTCGAGAACCTGAACAAGGAGCCCGCCGACGCCGAGGTGCACTACCTCGCGCACACCCTGGAGGAGTGGCGGTACTACTGGCCGCTGCTCGATTCGAACGCGCTGAGGCTCTCGTTCACGGTCAACCACGCGCATCTCGTCCCCGACGGCGTGCGCGGCTTCGCCGAAGCGCTCGATTTCTCGCTGGTCGGGGAGGTCAGGCTCGCGGACTGCTTCCGCAACGGCCACGAGGTGCACCTGAAGCCCGGCGACGGCGATCTCGATTTCGGCGAGATGTTCAAGCTGGTCGAAGGCCGCGGCTTCAAGGGGCATTACACCAACGCGTTCGGCAAGCTGGACGACATGCTGGCGGCGCGCGATGTGCTCGTGGCGCATGCGAGGTCGGCGGGAGTTGCCGTGGAGTAAGGAGGTTCGCGATGCCCGAGAGAAAGACGCTGGAACGCGCGCGGAAAGACAAGCGCGAAGGCAAGGCGCCGAGCACCCAGGCCGGCGAGTTCGTGAAGGAAGAGATCGATCACGTAAGAGCAGGCAAGCACGGCGCGCGCTCGACCGAGCAGGCGATCGCGATCGGCCTGTCCAAAGCCCGCCGGGCGGGCGTCGACCTGCCGCCGCCGAAGAAAGGCACGGCGTCCAGGAAGACGAGAAAGCGCGCCAAGCGCGACTACGCGGTCGGACAGGGCAAGAAGCGCCCGGCGAAGCGCGCTTCGAAGAAACGCGCACGGGCGGTGAAGAAGGCCTTGAAGCGCATGCCGCACAAGGCCGCGTCGAAGAAGGCGCTGTCGCGGCACGCGCGCAAAGCGGCGAAGAAGCGCAGCGCGGCGGATCGCTCGGCGGCGGCGAAGAAGGCGGCGAGGACGCGGGCGAAGAAAAAGTGAAAGTCAAATGGGTTCCCGCTTACGCGGGAACGACGGATGCCCGTCATTCCCGACCGCGCGGCAGCGCGGAGCGATCGGGAATCCATTTTGACTTCAACGCTCACGGGCCCGCGGAGACGCTAGAATTTCCGCTTTCCGCAAAAGGCCCAGCGAAGTGCAACCGTCCACCGAAGCCCAAGCAAGCACCGTCACGCCCGCTGCCTACACCAGCCACTTCGTCCAGGCCGGCAAGGTCAAGCTCCACTACATCGATTACGGCACCGCCGGCAAGCCGGTCATGCTGTGCATCCACGGCGGCGCCGCTCACGCACACTGGTTCGATTACGTCGCGCCGGCGTTCAGGCGCGACTACCACGTGCTGTCGCTCGACCTGCGCGGTCACGGCGACAGCGAGCACGTCGATCCGCCCAAGTACTTCTACGAGGACTATGCGGCCGACGTGAACGCGTTCGTCGAAGCGCTCGACCTCAAGGACTTCGTCCTGATCGGGCACTCGATGGGCGGCATGGTGTCGCTGGTCTACTCGGCGACCTATCCGGGACGCGTGAAGAAGCTCGTCGTCGTCGACACGTCGGTGAATCTTCCGCCCGAGCGCATCGCGCTCCTGCGCGACGTCGGCTCCAAGCCGCCTCGCGATTACGACAGTCGGGAGGAGATGGTCTCGCGCTACAAGCTGCGTCCGGGCGAAGCGCTCGCGCCGGCCGAAGTGGTGCGCTACATCGGCGAGCGCAGCATCAAGGAGACCGACGAAGGCAAGTGGCGCTACAAGTTCGACCGCGCGGTGTATTCGACGCGCGAGCCGAAAGACGGCATGCCGCTGTGGGACGACATCAGGATCCCGGCGCTCCTGGTCAAGGCGGACCGCAGCCCGCGCATCACGCAGGAGATCTACGAGCAGGCGAAAGCGCGCTCGTCCCGGGTGGAATTCGTCGAGATCTCGAACAGCGATCACCACATCACGCTCGACAACCCGGTCGAGTTCGTCGACAAAGTCGGCCCGTTCCTGAAGAAGTGACGAAGACGCTCGCAGCGCTGCTCGCGCTCGCGTTCGCCGGCGCCGCGCACGCGCAGATCACCGGCGTCGTCGTCGGCGTGCCCGACGGAGACACGCTCTCGGTGCGCGTCGATCGGCAGGTGCTGAACCTCGATCTGCGGAGCATCGACGCGCCGGAGATCGGTCAGCCGTATGGCGCGGAAGCGCGCGATTCGCTCGCCGCGCTCTGCGCGGACCGCACGGTGAAGCTCGACGAGCTCGGCATAGACACCGGCCGCCGCATCATCGGCGAGGCCGAATGCGACGGCGTCGATGCGAGCGAGGAACAGGTGAAACGCGGCCTCGCCTGGACGGCGAAGCGCAAGCGGCGCGACGTCGAGCTCGAGACCTTGCAGGCGCAGGCGCAGTCGGACCGCCGCGGACTGTGGCAGGAGGCGACGCCCGTGCCGCCGTGGGAATGGTCGGCGAAACTCACGCAGTAATCACAGGAGGAAAGACATGCTGGGCAATAACAACGTGACACGGAGCGGCGGCGCGCTGCCGCCGGTGGTCTTCACCGGCTGCGACCTGCTCGACGCCGCGCACGAATCGAAGCTGGCGGCCGCGGGCGGCGCGGCGGGCGCGGGCGCGCAGAGCGCGGGCAAGCGTCGCGAAGTCGTGGTCAAGGGCAAGCGCGTGAAGACGATCGACGTCCACGCGCACTGCATCATTCCCGCCGGCATGGCGGCGGTCGGTATGAACGCGGCCGATCACCACGAGAAAAGAATCGTGATCGTCCCGGAAGACCGCATCCGCACGATGGACGAGCAGGGCATCGACGTCGAGGCGCTGTCGATCAACCCGTTCTGGTACAAGGCCGACCGCGACAGTGTCACCGAGTGCGTGCGGCTCAACAACGAAGGGCTCGCCGAGCTCTGCGGACAGCACCCGGATCGCTTCGTCGCGTTCGCATCGGTCGCGCTGCAGTTTCCCGACCTCGCGGTCCAGCAGCTCGAGCACGCGGTCAAGAAGCTGGGCCTGCGCGGTGCGGCAGTGGGCGCGAGCGTGGGCGACGACGAGTTCGCCGACCCGAAGTTCCATCCGTTCTGGAAGAAGTGCGAGGAGCTCGACGTGCTCGTCTTCATCCACCCGCAGGGCACGCCCGATCTCGCGCGGCGCCTCAAGGGCAACGGCGTGCTCGACAACGTCATCGGCAACCCGCTCGACACCACGATCGCGCTCTCGCACCTCATCTTCGAGGGCACGCTCGACATGTTCCCGGGATTGAAGCTCTGCTCGGCCCACGGCGGCGGCTATCTCGCGTCGTACATGGACCGTTCGGACCACGGCTGCGTGACCTTCCCCAACCGCTGCAACCGCCAGCTCAGGAAGAAGCCGACCGAGTACCTGAAAGACCTGTACTACGACGCGCTCATCTTCACCCACGAAGCGCTGCGCCACCTCGCCGCGAACGTCGGCTCCAACCGCATCGTGATGGGGACCGACTATCCGTATCCGTGGGAGGACAAGGCGGTGGACCACATTCTCACGTCGCCGGACTTCAGTGACGAAGAGAAAGTGGCGATGCTGTCCACCACTGCGGCTCGATTGCTGCGCATCGAGCCGTAAAAAGTGACGAATAGTGCGGTGACGGGTAGGACGGTGACGGATAGAACAATGACGGGAGTTGCCTACGCACGGCTTTTCGTCACCGCTTTATCCGTCACCGTTTCATCCGTCACCGCTTCACCCATCACTTCTTCTTCCGAAGCCCCAGCAGCTTCGCCGCATTGCCCCCGATGATCCGATCCTTCTCCGCCCGCGACAGCGACGCGGTCTTCTCGACGAAATCGACCGGCTTGTAGTACCCCATGTCATATGGGTAATCGGTCCCGATGACCACGTGGTCGGCGCCCCACAGGTTGACGAGGTGCTCGAGCTGTTTGTCGTCGAACACCATGGTGTCGTAGTAGATCTTCTTCAGGTAGTACGACGGCGGCCGGCTGATGTGGTCGTGGCACTCGGGACGCACCTTGTAGCCGTGGTCCATGCGCGCGGGATAGTGGCCCATGTAGCCGCCGCCGTGGGCGGCGACGATCTTGAGCTTGGGATAGCGCTCGAGCACCCCGCCGAACACGATGTGCGCCAGCGCCACGGTGGTGTCGAGCGGGTTGCCGATGATGTTGGTCAGGAAGTGCTGGGTGAGGCGCGACGGATGGGTGAAACCGATCGGGTGCAGGAAGATCACCGCGCCCAGCTCCTCGGCCTTGCGCCAGAAGCGCTCGTAGCGCTTGTCGGCGATCTCGACGCCGCCGACGTTGGTGCCGATCTCCATCCCGCGAAAGCCGAGCTTCTTCATGCAGAACTCGAGCTCGCTCACCGCGGCCTTCGGGTCCTGCATCGGCGCGGTGCCGAGCGCGACGAAACGGTCAGGGTTCGATGCGGCGACTTCGGCGAGGCGCTCGTTGATCGCACGCGACGTCTGCCGTCCCACCTCGGCGTCGACGCCGTAGTAGTACTGCAGGGGTGAAGTCGAGATCGCCTGCACGTCGATGCCCATCGCGTCCATGTCTTTCAGGCGCTGCTCGATCGAGGTGAGCTTGCGGTCGAGCTGCGCGCGCAGCTTCCGCTGGTGCTGCTCGGTGCGCTTGTTGCCGTAGCGCGCGAGCGCGTCGCCGTGCTTTTCGGTCCTGGCCATGTCGTCGGCGGCGGGCGTGTGCACGTGGCAGTGCAGGTCTACGCTAAGGGTGGTGTTGGCGCGCTTGACCACCTTGCGATCGGCGGCGCGTGCGGCGGCCGCGCACGAGGTGGGACGGCATGTGAACAGCATCGGGCTCTCCTCCGTTTTCTCGATACAAAGCGCGGTATTGTATGCTTGCGCACCATCACACCAACGCGTTACAGGAGGGAGGAGCGATGCACGCAGGCACACACACGCATAACAACGCCGGCAGCGTGCCGGCGATCGTCTATACCGGCTGCGACGGACTGCCGCTCGAATCGCCGATGGAAGCTGTTTCCGCAGCCGCAGGTTCGGCCGCGGGGGCGCAAGCCCAGGGCAAACGCCGCGAAGTGACCGTCGGCGGCAAGCGCGTCAAGGTGATCGACGTGCACGCGCACTGCATGATTCCCGAAGCGCTCGCGCTGCAGGGCAAGACGCCCCACGAGGAGCGCGGTCCGGGCATCGGTGAGGTCGGCGCGCGGCGGCTCAAAGAGATGGACGCCGCGGGTATCGACGTCGAGGCGCTCAGCATCAACCCGCACTGGTATCGCGAGGACAAGGACAAGGCGGTCGAGATCGTCCGCATCAACAACGAGCGGCTCGCGGAGTATTGCGGGACTTATCCCGATCGCATCGTCGCGTTCGCGTCGGTCACGCTGCAGTTCCCCGACCTTGCCGTGCAGCAGCTCGAGCGCGCGGTGAAGAAGCAGGGCCTGCGCGGTGTGGCGGTCGGCGCGAGCTGCGCCGGTGTCGATTTCTCGGACAGCAAGTTCCACCCGTTCTGGGCGAAGTGCCAGGAGCTCGGCATCCTCGTCTTCATCCATCCGCAGAGCACGCCCGAGCTGCATAAAAGGCTGGCGGGCAACGGCTGGCTCGCGAACACGATCGGCAATCCGCTCGACACCACGATCTGCCTGTCGAAGCTCATCTTCGAAGGCACGCTCGACAAGTTCCCGAACCTGAAGTTGTGCTCGGCCCACGGCGGCGGCTACCTGCCGTCGTACGCGCCGCGCTCGGACAACGCGTGCCGCGTCGGGCCGGACCAGTGCAACCCGGCGATCAAGCTCAAGAAGAAGCCGACCGAGTACCTGCGCGACATGTACTTCGACACGCTGGTGTTCACGTCGGAAGGTCTGCGCCACCTCGCGCACGAAGTCGGCACGAGCCAGCTCGTCGTCGGCACCGACCACCCGATTCCCTGGCACCAGAACCCGGTCGATCACATCATGAACACGCCGGGCTTCACCGACGAAGAGCGCATGGACATGCTGGGCCGCACGGCGGCGAAGCTGCTCAAGATCGAGTGAGGGCGTTTTCAACCGCAGAGGACGCAGAGGCGCGCAGAGGCACTAACCGTCATCGCGAGGCGCGCGGCAGCGCGACGTGGCGATCTCGTGGCGCACGGTTTTTCGTTCGCAACGGGATTGCTTCGTCGCTGATGCTCCTCGCAATGACAACCGTAGGCGCGCCGCTGCACGCGGCGCAGGTGACGTTGCCCGAGGTCGTCGTGAGAGACGCGCCCGTCACGCCGCTCAACACCCACGCGCCGGTGGACAGCGCGACGCGCCTCGGGCTGCCGGTGCGCGAGATTCCGGCGACGGTGGACGTGGTCGACGAGGACACGATGCGACGGCGCGGCTACCGCACGGTCACCGAAGCGATCCAGGGCGCGGTCGGCGTGACCGCGGGAGACTTTCCCGCGGAGCCCGCGGCGTTCTCGCTGCGCGGGTTCTCCAGCAGCCAGATCAACACCCTCTACAACGGCATCCGCATCGGGCCGCAGAACATGACCTCGCGCGTGATGGACAGCGCGAACCTCGAGCGCGTCGAGGTGCTGCGC
It encodes:
- a CDS encoding TonB-dependent receptor, producing MSSLKLAGFGAAALLAATADASVRIEELSLEQLSDVVITSVSKREEALASAAASIYVITGEDIRRSGATTLPEALRLAPNLQVARADANQYAITARGFNNTLANRLLVLIDGRIVYSPLFSGVFWEVQDVVLEDVQRIEVISGPGGTLWGQNAVNGVINVITKAAADTQGLMVSAGGGNRQRAVTTRYGGTLGGGGHYRAYAKYFDQTHSKQGNGAGIMDESARQQAGFRADWGTASNGFTVQGDAYQSNIQQAPGGSRDLGGANLIARWNHVREDGSTLQAQAYYDRVERDQPGTIREELDIFNAEFQHGLNLGHSHRFLWGASYRYAHDHIDNLTPFLGFLPPTRGLTWYSAFAQNEWRIVPSLALTLGVKAEHNDYSGLEWLPNARVAWQISPERLLWSAASRAVRAPSRIDRELFAPTSPPFVLGGGPQFRSEVSNVYEIGYRAQETRALSYSMTAFYHDHQRLRSFELTPGGGVFDNRMEGTTKGIEAWGAYRVTPSWKIDAGWVEMRQSLRAEPGSTSTVTTAGLGNDPHRWITLRSAFDLAKRYELDIMARYVSELPNPQVPSYTAVDARLGWKATPNVELSLLLQNLFDRRHPEWGPAANRAEYGRGIFFKVVLRQ
- a CDS encoding YfiR family protein, yielding MNRRTALAALLALSRVMPAAAQSEVDRALEQRVKAAFLFRFTEFVTWPDSAYARADAPFVMAVVGGDAVADSLRAITAGRSVAGRTIEVRRVSAADAIPLAQVVYIAGSEGARTREILQKAPRHALVVTEADGALDYGAVINFVVVQERVRFDASIDSAEKRGLRLSSRLLAVARTVRGSY
- a CDS encoding ATP-binding protein, with the protein product MFRAFRQSVRFKLLVLMLATTLVALVVAVAVLVAYDSTDYYDRVASDLTTQADILGRSSVAALAFDDRAAARDTLALLKVRPAILEAAIYDESGVLFAEYVGDGHTAAIPPKALFPGVRVQGKEIALFQPIVESGRTRGTVYLRERYELVERVRNYLGILAAVSALSLGAALLISAFLQRAITKPILDITGVAQDVMVTRDYSRRVTRTTEDETGYLVDAFNNMLGEVGRRSEALLRADRMKDQFLAMLAHELRNPLAPISNGLHLLERAGDKPQLAAQARAMMARQVKQLVRLVDDLLDVSRITTGKLVLRDETVELGAVVDNAVEIARPVIDAREHTLEVEAVDGPVFLRGDATRLAQVFSNLLNNAAKYTPPGGRIELRVAIEGDRAAVTVTDNGIGMTRETLHEVFEMFTQANTAIDREQSGLGVGLALARYLVEAHGGTIEGESAGLSKGSRFTVRLPLVRSPTGPSHPFLEPDAAPAPGQRVLVVDDNRDFAASLAMILRDMGNEVRVEHDGPGGLAAAESFQPDVAFLDIGLPGMDGYDLARRIRASGNASVLIAVTGWGQAADKARSHAAGFDHHVVKPLEPAELPWILGAAQRARADVKP
- a CDS encoding alpha/beta hydrolase: MADTSRARHASPASLPESAPSASRYAPTGRLKLHYLDYGTEGAKPLLFVHGGAAHGHWFDFVAGGFTADHHVRAVDLRGHGDSERADPPAYAYRDYADDIAAFAEALDLRDFTLVGHSMGGIVSLVYAANYSGRLGRLVVVDSRMHMSAENVARLRDFGTRPPSAYATQDDLVRRYRLEPPGTQIAPPEVIRYIAMHSGREQPDGTWTHKFDRSLYSIFERLDAMPCWDHVKVPALLVKGDKSDRIDDEALEEIRRRAPQVEVAVVADADHHVTLDNPRGFVEAVRRFLAR
- a CDS encoding TIM barrel protein is translated as MTLRDRIGIDLSRNIRIEDGVEWAARTGVRYLDIQLDTAANAITSFDAARVKGVCAMRERHDIHLGLHTSSAVNVAEYAPYASDGVDNYLKAYVDIYHELQAEWIVVHAGYHFGKDKEARMKAGLERLKRIAEYAEKKNVRLLLENLNKEPADAEVHYLAHTLEEWRYYWPLLDSNALRLSFTVNHAHLVPDGVRGFAEALDFSLVGEVRLADCFRNGHEVHLKPGDGDLDFGEMFKLVEGRGFKGHYTNAFGKLDDMLAARDVLVAHARSAGVAVE
- a CDS encoding DUF6496 domain-containing protein translates to MPERKTLERARKDKREGKAPSTQAGEFVKEEIDHVRAGKHGARSTEQAIAIGLSKARRAGVDLPPPKKGTASRKTRKRAKRDYAVGQGKKRPAKRASKKRARAVKKALKRMPHKAASKKALSRHARKAAKKRSAADRSAAAKKAARTRAKKK